A genome region from Nerophis lumbriciformis linkage group LG18, RoL_Nlum_v2.1, whole genome shotgun sequence includes the following:
- the dhcr24 gene encoding delta(24)-sterol reductase gives MLLYVAVVVVMLALWTKVKGVDYVLVHQRWIFVCLFLLPLSVVFDVYFYLRAWIIFKVCSAPKMHEQRVRDIQRQVREWRKEGGKSFMCTGRPGWLTVSLRVGKYKKTHKNITINMMDILEVDTKKQVVRVEPLANMGQVTALLNSIGWTLPVLPELDDLTVGGLVMGTGIESSSHIYGLFQHICVAFELVLADGSLVRCTEEENSDLFHAVPWSCGTLGFLVAAEIKIVPAKAWVKLRYEPVRGLENICRRFAEASQNKQNTFVEGIQFSLDSAVVMTGSMSEHAEPDKINRIGLHFKPWFFKHVESYLTGGEAGVEYIPLRQYYHRHTRSIFWEIQDIIPFGNHPVFRWLFGWMVPPKISLLKLTQGETIRRLYEQHHVVQDMLVPMRHLRAAIMRFHQDIEVYPLWLCPFLLPAGRGMVHPEGQEEELYVDIGAYGEPQVKHFEATASTRQLEKFVREVHGFQMLYADVYMDRAEFWEMFDGTLYHKLRKELGCKDAFPEVYDKICKAARH, from the exons ATGCTGCTGTACGTGGCCGTCGTGGTTGTCATGTTGGCGCTGTGGACCAAAGTCAAAGGTGTCGACTACGTGCTGGTTCACCAGCGGtggatttttgtttgtttgttcctgtTGCCTCTCTCCGTTGTCTTCGACGTGTATTTCTACCTGAGAGCGTGGATCATATTCAAGGTGTGCTCGGCGCCCAAAATGCACGAGCAGCGCGTGCGCGACATCCAGCGACAG GTGCGTGAGTGGAGGAAAGAGGGCGGCAAGAGCTTCATGTGCACGGGTCGACCCGGCTGGCTGACTGTGTCTCTGCGAGTGggcaaatacaagaaaacacacaagaACATCACTATCAATATGATGGACATTCTGGAGGTGGACACCAAGAAGCAG GTGGTGAGAGTCGAGCCCCTGGCCAACATGGGTCAGGTGACTGCCCTTCTCAACTCCATTGGCTGGACCCTGCCAGTGCTCCCGGAGCTGGATGACCTCACCGTGG GTGGTTTGGTGATGGGCACCGGCATCGAGTCGTCCTCTCATATTTACGGCCTCTTTCAGCACATCTGCGTGGCCTTCGAGCTGGTGCTGGCTGACGGCAGCCTTGTGCGCTGCACCGAG GAGGAGAACTCGGACCTCTTCCACGCCGTGCCGTGGTCCTGCGGCACTCTGGGCTTCCTGGTGGCGGCCGAGATCAAAATCGTGCCGGCTAAAGCGTGGGTCAAGCTGCGCTACGAGCCGGTCCGAGGCCTGGAGAACATCTGCCGCCGCTTCGCCGAGGCGTCCCAGAACAAGCAGAACACGTTCGTGGAGGGCATCCAGTTCTCCCTGGACTCTGCCGTCGTCATGACGGGAAGCATGAGCGAGCACGCCGAGCCTGACAAG ATCAACAGGATCGGCCTGCACTTCAAACCGTGGTTCTTCAAGCACGTGGAGAGCTACCTGACAGGCGGCGAGGCCGGTGTGGAGTACATCCCTCTGAGACAGTACTACCACAGACACACACGCAGCATCTTCTGGGAGATCCAG GATATCATTCCCTTTGGCAACCACCCGGTGTTCCGCTGGCTCTTTGGGTGGATGGTTCCTCCGAAGATCTCGCTGTTGAAGCTGACGCAGGGAGAGACCATCCGACGCCTGTACGAGCAGCACCACGTGGTGCAGGACATGCTGGTGCCCATGAGGCACCTTCGCGCCGCCATCATGCGCTTTCACCAGGACATTGAG GTTTACCCTCTTTGGCTGTGCCCGTTCCTCTTGCCCGCCGGCAGAGGGATGGTCCACCCCGAGGGTCAGGAGGAGGAGTTGTACGTGGATATCGGCGCGTACGGCGAGCCTCAAGTCAAACACTTTGAGGCGACGGCGTCCACGCGGCAGCTGGAGAAGTTTGTCCGAGAAGTTCACGG CTTCCAGATGCTGTACGCAGACGTCTACATGGACCGCGCCGAGTTCTGGGAGATGTTCGACGGCACGCTGTACCACAAATTGAGAAAAGAGCTCGGCTGCAAGGACGCCTTTCCGGAAGTTTACGACAAAATCTGTAAGGCCGCACGACACTGA